One Butyricicoccus intestinisimiae genomic window, ATTACCATCAATCTATCCAAACCGGAAAAAGACCCGAAGGCGATTGCGGCAGCCAAATTGATGCCGCAGTCCTCGTATCCCAAGTGCCTGCTGTGCAAGGAAAATGAGGGCTATGCCGGACGCGTAAATCATCCGGCACGGCAAAATCACCGCGTGATTCCGGTGACAATCAACGGCAGCCGCTGGTTTATGCAGTATTCGCCATATGTATATTACAACGAACACTGCATTGTATTCAATTCGCAGCACACGCCGATGAAAATTGAACCGGCAACGTTCCGCAAATTGCTGGATTTTGTCAAACAGTTCCCGCACTATTTTGTCGGCTCCAATGCGGATCTGCCGATTGTCGGCGGCTCGATTTTGGCGCATGATCATTTCCAAGGCGGACATTACACATTCGCCATGGAGCGCGCACCCATCGAAACCGAGCTGACATTTGACGGATTTGACGGCATAGAAGCGGGCATTGTCAAGTGGCCGATGTCTGTGATTCGTCTGAGAAGTGCGGATGACAAGCAGCTTGTCGAGCTGGCATCCAAGATTCTCGCCGCATGGCGCGGATATACCGACAAAGACGCATTTATCTTTGCGGAGACCGACGGCGAGCCGCACAACACCATCACGCCGATTGCCCGTATGCGAAATGGGAAATTCGAGCTGGATCTGGTTTTGCGCAATAATATCACGACCAAGGAACATCCGCTCGGCGTCTATCATCCGCACGCGGAGCTGCATCACATCAAGAAAGAAAATATCGGCTTAATCGAAGTCATGGGTTTGGCGGTTCTTCCGGCGCGGCTCAAAACCGAGCTTGCCGCTGTGGCGGAGGCACTGGTCTCCGGTGCGGATTTGACCGCGGACGAACGCACGGCACCGCATGCCGATTGGGCAAACGAGTTAAAAACGCGATATACCTTTACCGAACAAAACGCCATGGACATCCTGCAAAAGGAAGTTGGCATTGTGTTCTCTCAGGTATTGGAGCACGCAGGCGTATTTAAACGCACGGAAACAGGCAAACAGGCATTTTTGCGGTTTGCACAGTCTGTCAATTAAATAGTTTTCCCGGCTGTCAGAGGCAAAATACACGAACTGGAACAAACAAAACGCTGACAGTCGGGATTTATCTTGTATTTTTGTTGAGAATATGCGCAATTTGTAGTATTCTAATAGAAAGGAAAAACAACAATGACACAGGTACAGGTAGCAGAACAGCGCGCCAACGGCGTTGCAATATATAAGCTTGAATCCGACAAACTGACCTTGCTGGTATCCAATCTCGGCTGTCATGTGCTGGAGCTGCAGGCGCCGGATCGAACCGGACAGTGCGCCGATGTGGTGCTGGGCTTTGCCGATGTGGAGGACTGCGCGCATGACGGCAGCTATATGGGTGCGGTTGTCGGCCGCGTTGCCAATCGCATTGGCGGCGCATCGTTTGTATTAAACGGAAAACGCTATGATTTGGCGGCAAACAACGGTGTCAATCATCTGCATGGCGGCGTGCACGGATTTAACCAGAAAATTTTTGATGCGGAGATTGTAGATGACGGCATTCGTTTTTCATATC contains:
- a CDS encoding UDP-glucose--hexose-1-phosphate uridylyltransferase, with the translated sequence ITINLSKPEKDPKAIAAAKLMPQSSYPKCLLCKENEGYAGRVNHPARQNHRVIPVTINGSRWFMQYSPYVYYNEHCIVFNSQHTPMKIEPATFRKLLDFVKQFPHYFVGSNADLPIVGGSILAHDHFQGGHYTFAMERAPIETELTFDGFDGIEAGIVKWPMSVIRLRSADDKQLVELASKILAAWRGYTDKDAFIFAETDGEPHNTITPIARMRNGKFELDLVLRNNITTKEHPLGVYHPHAELHHIKKENIGLIEVMGLAVLPARLKTELAAVAEALVSGADLTADERTAPHADWANELKTRYTFTEQNAMDILQKEVGIVFSQVLEHAGVFKRTETGKQAFLRFAQSVN